One genomic segment of Mytilus trossulus isolate FHL-02 chromosome 4, PNRI_Mtr1.1.1.hap1, whole genome shotgun sequence includes these proteins:
- the LOC134714062 gene encoding uncharacterized protein LOC134714062, producing the protein MTPIVLISFVLFGLVASEAGEKGYSPKHNLKTYGNPFGPGFIDSLGYQGYGGFGYPTYGRSGYGYGGYSNNAYGYGSPLNIGGYAGYNGYSIQSGYPGYGYLHGRGLNGFSGNGNYGVYGKNIGPFNGNGFGRGLGGYNNLNGYGAYGLNGAYGANNYRTYGIGGLNGFGSYGGLNGFGSYGGLNGLASNGIGGIGSLNGFGSSGFDGLNDYRSYGIGGLNGIGSYGIGGLNGNGIGVNGGLINGRRGLSGLSSFGKFGGKKGTY; encoded by the exons ATGACACCAATAGTATTGATTTCTTTTGTCCTTTTCGGACTCGTTGCATCGGAGGCCGGTGAAAAAGGATACAGTCCCAAACATAACCTGAAAACATATGGAAATCCATTCGGACCAGGTTTTATTGATAGTTTGGGATACCAAGGATATGGTGGATTTGGATATCCAACTTATGGTAGATCAGGATACGGATACGGGGGATATTCCAACAACGCCTATGGTTACGGTTCACCATTAAACATTGGCGGATATGCTGGATACAATGGATATAGTATTCAAAGTGGATATCCTGGATACGGATATTTACATGGCAGAGGATTGAATGGATTCAGTGGTAATGGAAATTACGGTGTTTACGGTAAAAATATCGGACCTTTCAATGGTAATGGATTCGGTCGAGGACTTGGAGGATATAACAATTTGAATGGTTATGGAGCATATGGTTTGAACGGGGCATACGGTGCTAACAATTACCGAACATATGGTATTGgtggtttgaatggttttggATCATATGGGGGTTTGAATGGTTTCGGATCATATGGTGGTTTGAATGGCCTTGCATCAAATGGCATTGGTGGTATTGGTAGTTTAAATGGTTTTGGATCATCTGGTTTTGATGGTTTGAATGATTATAGATCATATGGTATTGGTGGTTTAAATGGTATTGGATCATACGGTATTGGTGGTTTGAATGGTAATGGTATTGGTGTAAATGGTGGACTAATAAATGGAAGACGAGGTCTAAGTGGATTGAGCAGTTTTGGTAAATTTGGAG GTAAAAAAGGAACATATTAG
- the LOC134714063 gene encoding keratin-associated protein 19-2-like, with product MTPIVLICLALFGLVASEAGEKGYSPKYNLKTYGNPFGPGLIGSNAFQGNGGFGYPSYGRLGYGYGGFANNAHGYGSPLNIGGYSGINGYSAQSGYPGYGFKNGRGLNGLGGYGNYGVYGNGIRPFMGYGYDQGLGGNVYGAYGINGAYGVNNHGSYGIDGIGSLNGFGSYGGLNGFRSYGIGSLNGFGSYGIGGLNGFGINANGGLTNGRNSYSGFGSFGKFGGKKGTY from the exons ATGACACCAATAGTATTGATCTGTTTAGCCCTTTTTGGACTCGTGGCATCGGAGGCCGGAGAGAAAGGATATAGTCCCAAATATAACCTGAAAACATATGGAAACCCATTTGGGCCAGGTTTGATTGGAAGTAATGCATTTCAAGGAAATGGTGGATTCGGATATCCGTCTTATGGCAGATTAGGTTATGGATATGGAGGATTTGCCAACAACGCACATGGTTACGGTTCACCATTAAACATTGGTGGTTATTCTGGAATCAATGGCTATAGTGCACAAAGTGGATATCCTGGATACGGGTTCAAGAATGGAAGGGGTTTGAACGGATTAGGTGGTTATGGAAATTACGGCGTATACGGTAATGGAATAAGACCTTTCATGGGTTATGGATACGATCAAGGACTTGGAGGAAATGTATATGGAGCATATGGCATTAATGGGGCATACGGTGTTAATAATCATGGATCTTATGGTATTGACGGTATTGgtagtttgaatggttttggaTCATATGgtggtttgaatggttttagaTCATATGGTATTGGTAGTTTAAATGGTTTTGGATCATACGGTATTGgtggtttgaatggttttggtATTAACGCTAATGGTGGGCTCACTAATGGAAGAAACAGTTACAGTGGGTTTGGCAGTTTTGGTAAATTTGGAG GTAAAAAAGGAACATATTAA
- the LOC134714064 gene encoding uncharacterized protein LOC134714064 produces the protein MTPIVLICLALVGIVASEAGEKGYSPKYNLKKYGNPFGPGNIGSNVFQGSGGFGYPSYGRSGYGYRGYSSNTYGYGSPLNIGDYAGYNGYRIQSGYPGYGFMNGRGLNGLGGYGNYGVHGKGIGPFMGYGFGGGLTGYNNLNGYGAYGINRAYGVNNYESYGIGGLNGYGSYSIGGLNGFGSYDIGSLNGFGSNGRLNGFGSYGIGGINSLSVNGGLINGRQGLSGLSSFDKFGGKKGTY, from the exons ATGACACCAATAGTATTGATTTGTTTAGCCCTTGTCGGAATTGTGGCATCGGAGGCCGGAGAAAAAGGATATAGTCCAAAATATAACCTGAAAAAGTACGGAAATCCATTTGGACCAGGTAATATTGGTAGCAATGTATTTCAAGGAAGTGGTGGATTTGGATATCCGTCTTATGGTAGATCAGGATACGGATACAGGGGATATTCAAGCAATACATATGGTTACGGTTCACCATTAAACATTGGTGATTATGCTGGATACAATGGATATAGAATACAAAGTGGATATCCTGGATACGGGTTCATGAACGGAAGGGGTTTGAATGGATTAGGTGGTTATGGAAATTACGGTGTTCACGGTAAAGGAATCGGACCTTTCATGGGTTATGGATTCGGTGGAGGACTTACAGGATACAACAATTTAAATGGTTATGGTGCATATGGTATTAATAGGGCATACGGTGTAAACAACTATGAATCTTATGGTATTGGTGGTTTGAATGGTTATGGATCATATAGTATTGgtggtttgaatggttttggATCATATGATATTGGTAGTCTGAATGGTTTTGGATCAAATGGTCGTTTAAATGGTTTTGGATCATATGGTATTGGTGGTATAAATAGTTTAAGCGTCAATGGTGGACTCATAAATGGAAGACAAGGTCTCAGTGGATTGAGCAGTTTCGATAAATTTGGAG gtAAAAAAGGAACATATTAG